Below is a genomic region from Kribbella qitaiheensis.
TCGCCATCGACCTGGCCGGTGGTCGCCTGGGGGAATCGTGACGTACGCGCCCGAGCAGCTGTACTCCGAGGTCGCGTACGTCGCCTACCACTTCCACTGGTCCCGCGAGGAGATCCTCGACCTCGAACACCCCGAACGCCGCCGCTTCGTCGACGAGATCGCCGCCCTGAACACCCGCACCCAACCTGGAAGGTGACCCGATGCGCTGGCCCTTCCGCCGCACCGCCCCCGAGCCGTCAACGGTCGCCGGGGGCAATGGTGTTGGGGCTGGGGTTGCCGGGGGCGGTGGTGATGTTGGGTCGGGCAGGTCCGGCGCGGGTTCCGGGGGTGATGCCGGTCCGGGCATGGCCGGGGCGGGTGCTGGGGAGAGCGGGGCCGCGGCGGGTAGTGAGTCCACCGGGGGGCGAGCTGGGTGGATGGACTTGCCGGCGTTGCAGCGGTCGACGGAGGATCTTGTGCCGATCGCGCGGGCTGCTTCGTTTCGGGAGTCGCTGTCGGCGCATCAGGATCCGCGGTTTCTGGCGCCCCTC
It encodes:
- a CDS encoding DUF6760 family protein; this translates as MTYAPEQLYSEVAYVAYHFHWSREEILDLEHPERRRFVDEIAALNTRTQPGR